A window of Candidatus Binatia bacterium contains these coding sequences:
- a CDS encoding TetR/AcrR family transcriptional regulator encodes MAASVERGTRERILEVAEAFLGERGYDGTRLHLIAQRVGIQKASLFHYFPSKEHLYRAVLHEGFGETEQTIRRVLESEGKPLDKILWLIEAYVDMVAAHPERTKILLRQSLGDAPDGYQEQPESQRLLNLVVDFVAAGQRIGALAPIDPVAAVLGVVGMVAFFFTSAPVLAPTWCGQPLTKESVEQVKRNVVEVARRCLAPSQPDQLAVAEAQARG; translated from the coding sequence ATGGCAGCCAGCGTGGAACGAGGGACGCGCGAGCGTATTTTGGAGGTCGCAGAAGCCTTTCTGGGTGAACGGGGCTACGATGGGACACGGCTGCACCTCATCGCGCAGCGTGTCGGCATCCAGAAGGCCTCGCTCTTCCACTACTTTCCCAGCAAAGAGCACCTGTATCGTGCCGTTCTGCACGAGGGTTTCGGCGAAACCGAACAGACAATCAGACGAGTCCTCGAGTCGGAAGGTAAGCCGCTCGATAAGATCCTGTGGCTGATTGAGGCTTACGTGGACATGGTCGCGGCGCATCCGGAGCGGACGAAGATCCTTCTGCGACAGTCGCTCGGTGATGCGCCAGATGGTTACCAGGAGCAACCAGAGTCGCAGCGGCTGCTGAACCTGGTGGTCGACTTCGTGGCCGCTGGCCAACGCATCGGGGCCCTTGCACCGATCGATCCGGTGGCGGCAGTGCTGGGAGTCGTCGGCATGGTGGCCTTCTTCTTCACCTCGGCACCGGTTCTGGCTCCGACATGGTGCGGCCAGCCGCTGACCAAGGAGAGCGTGGAGCAAGTGAAGCGGAACGTCGTTGAAGTGGCGCGGCGCTGCCTGGCGCCGAGCCAGCCGGACCAGCTCGCGGTGGCGGAAGCGCAGGCCCGAGGGTGA
- a CDS encoding ethylbenzene dehydrogenase-related protein, whose product MQCKKITSTREQMLDPAGAEWSNIPGESLKMDATPLANQPSEYIKASRDAKQIGKVKSLMVQTAHNGSDVFFRLTWQDDSQNMEITDTNMFPDGCGILIPLNGGDPPIDEMGSKDVPVNAWFWRADLKDVPHNTVARGLGTTLFSKKCPIQTKSLWGQGAWAIVFARPLAVPDQKDETVQLAPGGAVKIGFAVWEGSNGERAGVKSFSKEWRDLTLEA is encoded by the coding sequence ATGCAGTGCAAGAAGATAACTTCCACGCGCGAGCAGATGCTCGATCCCGCTGGGGCGGAGTGGTCGAACATCCCGGGGGAGTCGCTCAAGATGGACGCCACTCCGCTGGCGAACCAACCGTCCGAGTACATCAAGGCCAGCCGGGACGCCAAACAGATTGGCAAGGTGAAGAGTCTCATGGTGCAAACGGCGCACAACGGCAGTGATGTCTTCTTCCGCCTCACATGGCAAGACGACAGCCAGAACATGGAGATCACCGATACCAACATGTTCCCCGACGGCTGCGGGATCCTGATACCCCTCAACGGCGGTGACCCGCCGATCGACGAGATGGGCAGCAAGGACGTCCCGGTCAACGCCTGGTTCTGGCGCGCCGACCTGAAGGACGTGCCGCACAACACCGTCGCGCGCGGGCTGGGCACCACGCTGTTCTCCAAGAAGTGCCCGATCCAGACGAAGTCGCTCTGGGGCCAAGGGGCGTGGGCCATCGTTTTCGCCCGGCCGCTGGCCGTGCCGGATCAGAAGGATGAAACGGTCCAACTGGCGCCGGGTGGGGCCGTGAAAATCGGCTTCGCGGTGTGGGAGGGCAGTAACGGCGAGCGCGCCGGCGTCAAATCGTTTTCGAAGGAATGGCGCGACCTGACGCTGGAGGCGTGA
- a CDS encoding cytochrome b/b6 domain-containing protein: MLPSLARPLLHTAHLVTFSVLLLTGLLLFVPGLRAAVTGGHSQLIRNAHRWGGAAFVVLPVVLVLAWGPRNVFVAPAQRTARTLWQGLHMGITIIVGIIFTLTGVAIWDKQLLSDSIVESSRSMHDWLTYAAAVLVAIHLVEVGLASLLARMRTAAAAGAQHSER; the protein is encoded by the coding sequence ATGCTGCCATCGTTGGCCCGGCCCCTGTTGCACACCGCCCATCTCGTGACGTTTAGCGTGCTGCTACTCACCGGGCTGCTGCTCTTTGTCCCGGGCCTCCGCGCCGCCGTTACGGGCGGGCATTCCCAGCTCATCCGCAACGCGCACCGCTGGGGCGGCGCGGCGTTTGTTGTTCTTCCCGTCGTGCTCGTTTTGGCGTGGGGCCCGCGCAACGTGTTCGTGGCGCCGGCTCAGCGCACCGCCCGAACGCTCTGGCAAGGCCTGCACATGGGCATTACCATCATCGTCGGGATCATCTTCACGCTGACGGGGGTTGCGATCTGGGACAAGCAGCTGCTCTCGGACTCCATCGTGGAAAGCTCCAGATCGATGCACGATTGGCTGACCTATGCGGCTGCAGTGTTGGTGGCAATTCATCTCGTTGAGGTCGGTCTGGCAAGCCTGCTTGCCCGCATGCGTACCGCCGCGGCGGCCGGCGCACAGCACTCGGAGAGGTAG